The proteins below come from a single Eubacterium limosum genomic window:
- a CDS encoding glycerol dehydrogenase, producing MLTSTTRAFGSPSRYIQGYGELERLQDYTADYGKKVLAIIDPFFYDTLSPSLKEAFEAAGSAIESVKFGGETTITELERLAAAASQNGSDVIVGIGGGKTIDAAKYTGIAVSAAIVIAPTSAATDAPTSALSVTYTEEGVHAETIYFKRNPDLILVDSKIVSRAPIRLLVSGMGDALSTYFEARAHLESNTANRIGKGYRTTLAGMAVSELCYRVLLEDGLKARQAAEVGACTEALENIIEANTLLSGLGVECVGCAGAHSLNSGFSAVEACRNYTHGEIVAFGTLCQLVLENRPKAEIEEVLDFSTSVGLPVTLAEIGLDARMEADLRLVAERAAKAKHIAAEPVTVNPEIIYHAILAADAMGRGWKTEG from the coding sequence ATGCTTACATCAACCACGCGCGCATTTGGCTCCCCCAGCCGCTACATTCAGGGCTACGGCGAGCTTGAGCGCCTTCAGGACTATACAGCCGACTACGGAAAAAAGGTGCTTGCCATCATCGACCCGTTTTTTTACGACACTCTTTCCCCATCCCTAAAGGAAGCCTTTGAGGCTGCAGGCTCTGCCATCGAGTCCGTTAAATTCGGCGGCGAAACCACCATTACCGAGCTTGAACGCCTGGCGGCTGCCGCCTCGCAAAATGGCAGTGATGTCATTGTGGGGATCGGAGGCGGCAAAACCATCGACGCTGCCAAATACACCGGCATCGCGGTATCGGCAGCCATTGTCATTGCCCCGACTTCTGCCGCCACCGACGCGCCGACCTCTGCGCTCTCGGTCACTTACACCGAGGAAGGCGTCCACGCTGAAACCATCTATTTCAAGCGCAACCCCGACCTCATTCTGGTCGACAGCAAAATTGTCTCCAGGGCGCCGATCCGTTTGCTGGTATCTGGTATGGGCGACGCGCTGTCTACCTATTTTGAAGCCCGGGCGCATCTGGAGTCCAACACCGCCAACCGCATCGGAAAGGGCTACCGAACGACCCTGGCAGGGATGGCGGTGTCTGAGCTGTGCTACCGGGTGCTGCTTGAGGACGGCCTGAAGGCCAGGCAGGCTGCCGAAGTCGGTGCCTGTACCGAGGCGCTTGAAAACATTATCGAGGCCAACACCCTGCTCAGCGGGCTGGGCGTAGAATGTGTGGGCTGCGCAGGAGCGCACTCGCTAAACAGCGGCTTTTCCGCTGTGGAGGCCTGCCGGAATTACACCCACGGTGAGATCGTCGCCTTTGGTACCCTGTGCCAGCTGGTGCTCGAAAACCGCCCAAAAGCGGAAATCGAGGAGGTTCTGGACTTTTCCACCAGCGTGGGCCTGCCTGTCACCCTTGCCGAAATCGGTCTGGATGCCCGTATGGAGGCTGACCTTCGTCTGGTCGCCGAGCGCGCCGCAAAGGCGAAGCACATCGCCGCCGAGCCTGTCACTGTTAACCCTGAAATCATCTACCATGCCATCCTGGCCGCTGACGCAATGGGCCGGGGGTGGAAGACGGAAGGTTGA
- a CDS encoding GNAT family N-acetyltransferase, with the protein MNHQGTRRIETERLVLRQFSIDDAEAMYLGWAGDPEVTRFMSWPTHESLEDSRAVIEAWQNNAILLDDYNWCITRRETGEPIGSIGAVRVDEAAEYVHVGYCIGRKYWNQGITSEALSAVIRFFFERVGVNRIESLHAVENPASGRVMQKCGMTKEGVLREYNVSNYGRCDAAVYSILRREWQGTAG; encoded by the coding sequence ATGAACCATCAGGGAACGCGTAGAATTGAAACCGAGCGGCTGGTGCTGCGTCAGTTTTCCATTGACGACGCAGAGGCCATGTACCTGGGCTGGGCAGGAGACCCGGAGGTTACCCGATTTATGAGCTGGCCCACCCACGAGAGCCTTGAAGACTCCCGGGCGGTCATTGAGGCGTGGCAGAACAACGCTATTTTGCTGGATGATTATAACTGGTGCATCACACGCAGAGAAACCGGCGAGCCCATTGGAAGCATTGGCGCTGTCCGTGTCGACGAGGCGGCTGAGTATGTGCATGTGGGCTACTGCATTGGCCGGAAATACTGGAACCAGGGGATTACATCTGAGGCGCTGTCAGCGGTGATCCGTTTTTTCTTTGAGCGCGTGGGTGTTAACCGCATTGAGTCTCTGCACGCGGTGGAAAACCCGGCGTCCGGGAGAGTCATGCAGAAGTGTGGCATGACAAAGGAAGGGGTGCTCCGGGAATACAATGTGAGCAACTATGGGCGTTGCGACGCGGCCGTTTACAGCATTCTGCGCCGTGAATGGCAGGGAACAGCCGGCTGA
- a CDS encoding DeoR/GlpR family DNA-binding transcription regulator, which yields MLHVERRKEILNKILKEGSVKADALAKKYEVGVPTIRRDLKYLAEEYGIELTYGGAYAKESLASQTTVEMNIAQKKLQNLDEKRIIAQKAARLIKDGDTIALNSGSTVELVLDYLEDMKSLNVITLSLNVALKASTVKGVNVFMPGGRLRSISGAFYGKDADDFLRKFNIDKAFMGVLAVSIPKGVTHSSLEEIEVNQTLAEISQKCYLMADYTKFDKISLAKMFDLNIFEAFVVDGKEPEIYREYARNNGIDIL from the coding sequence ATGCTGCATGTAGAACGCAGAAAAGAAATACTCAATAAAATCCTGAAAGAGGGTTCTGTAAAGGCCGACGCGCTGGCAAAAAAATACGAGGTGGGCGTGCCAACCATCCGGAGGGATTTAAAATACCTGGCAGAGGAATACGGCATTGAGCTGACCTACGGAGGCGCCTATGCCAAGGAAAGCCTGGCAAGCCAGACCACTGTGGAGATGAACATTGCCCAGAAGAAGCTGCAAAACCTGGATGAAAAACGGATCATTGCGCAAAAGGCGGCAAGGCTGATTAAGGATGGGGACACCATCGCGCTGAACTCTGGAAGCACAGTTGAGCTGGTTCTTGATTATCTGGAGGATATGAAAAGCCTGAACGTCATAACGCTGTCGCTGAATGTGGCCCTCAAGGCGTCCACTGTAAAGGGTGTGAATGTCTTTATGCCCGGCGGGCGGCTGCGCAGCATTTCAGGCGCTTTTTACGGAAAGGACGCGGATGATTTCCTCAGGAAGTTTAACATTGACAAAGCCTTTATGGGGGTTTTGGCTGTTTCCATTCCCAAGGGCGTGACCCACAGCTCGCTGGAGGAGATCGAGGTTAACCAGACGCTGGCCGAAATCAGCCAGAAATGCTATCTCATGGCCGACTATACCAAGTTCGATAAAATATCCCTGGCCAAGATGTTTGACCTGAATATTTTTGAGGCCTTTGTTGTCGATGGTAAAGAGCCGGAAATTTACAGGGAATACGCCCGGAACAACGGCATTGACATCCTGTGA
- a CDS encoding glycerol-3-phosphate responsive antiterminator — MITKEQMKTFKAYPVIAAVRTPENFRQALDSKVRVLFMVGGDYFKAENLIKEFKEQNGLVFLHMDLIEGIGRDIGGIRHAVERTGIDGVISTKSHILKLAAKENLITVHRIFLMDNQALESGINLFKASKPDIIELTPGLIPRIVRKVSNEFEQPVITSGLVSKPSDVKTMIQAGAMNIVCSCEALWNL, encoded by the coding sequence ATGATCACTAAGGAACAAATGAAGACTTTTAAGGCATACCCGGTTATCGCTGCTGTGCGGACGCCGGAGAATTTCAGACAGGCTCTCGACTCAAAGGTTCGGGTGCTGTTTATGGTAGGAGGCGATTATTTTAAGGCAGAAAACCTGATTAAGGAATTTAAAGAACAAAATGGACTGGTATTCCTGCACATGGATCTGATTGAGGGCATTGGACGGGATATTGGCGGCATCCGGCACGCGGTGGAGCGCACTGGGATTGATGGCGTCATATCGACCAAAAGCCATATTCTAAAGCTGGCGGCTAAGGAAAATCTAATCACAGTGCACCGGATTTTCCTCATGGACAATCAGGCGCTGGAAAGCGGTATCAACCTGTTTAAGGCGTCGAAGCCAGATATTATCGAGCTGACGCCAGGGCTGATCCCGCGGATCGTGCGAAAGGTGAGCAATGAATTTGAACAGCCTGTGATCACAAGCGGGCTGGTTTCAAAGCCGAGTGATGTAAAAACAATGATACAGGCAGGCGCCATGAACATTGTGTGCAGCTGCGAGGCGCTTTGGAATTTGTAA
- a CDS encoding uroporphyrinogen decarboxylase family protein translates to MNSRERVMAAASHQEPDRVPVDMVLTIDVYRDMKRLLKMDHLPDTPRMGHWTDVQMPLEMIQALDLDMYYISPRSAKSAHSRQFEDGSFTDEWGCYWKKTMIDGGHFYFELQNPPLADATIEDLENYEWPDPSDPKRFEGLREEMQMVRDKSDLAILAKFAGAVFEVATYMRGHERWYRDLVNNQEFAHALLDKVCKIQKEIDRVCIDAVGEYVDILRLSGEDLGTQDSPLISPRTFRKVVKPHLEELWVSAKTELLKKNPQGKAMLHSCGSIRPFIPDLIDCGIDILDPVQPGANHMNRYELKQEFGDKIVFHGNIDIQKVLPFGTKDEITEEVRDAIKALAPGGGFLLSPAHNVQSDVSAENLVHMIECAHEFGVYPIQL, encoded by the coding sequence ATGAATTCGAGAGAACGTGTGATGGCAGCGGCCAGCCACCAGGAGCCCGACCGGGTGCCTGTGGATATGGTCCTGACCATTGATGTATACAGAGATATGAAAAGGTTGCTGAAGATGGACCATCTTCCAGACACCCCCCGGATGGGCCACTGGACCGATGTACAGATGCCGCTGGAGATGATCCAGGCGCTGGATCTGGACATGTACTACATTTCGCCGAGGTCGGCAAAATCAGCCCATTCCAGACAGTTTGAGGACGGCAGCTTTACCGATGAATGGGGCTGCTACTGGAAAAAGACCATGATCGACGGCGGACATTTTTACTTTGAACTGCAGAACCCGCCGCTGGCAGACGCCACCATCGAAGATCTGGAGAACTATGAATGGCCGGATCCCAGCGACCCCAAACGGTTTGAGGGCCTGCGTGAGGAAATGCAGATGGTCCGGGACAAAAGTGATCTGGCCATTCTGGCAAAATTTGCCGGCGCGGTTTTTGAGGTAGCTACCTATATGCGCGGCCATGAACGCTGGTACCGCGATCTGGTCAACAATCAGGAATTTGCCCACGCGCTGCTTGACAAGGTCTGTAAAATACAGAAGGAAATCGACCGTGTCTGTATCGACGCTGTCGGCGAATACGTGGATATTCTGCGCCTGAGCGGCGAAGATCTGGGCACACAGGACAGCCCGCTCATTTCACCGAGAACCTTCCGGAAAGTAGTAAAACCACATCTTGAGGAGCTCTGGGTAAGCGCGAAGACAGAGCTGCTTAAGAAAAATCCGCAGGGTAAGGCCATGCTGCACAGCTGCGGCTCCATCCGCCCCTTTATCCCGGATCTTATCGACTGCGGCATCGACATTCTGGACCCGGTACAGCCAGGCGCCAACCATATGAACCGTTACGAGCTGAAACAGGAATTCGGCGATAAAATCGTCTTTCACGGCAATATTGATATTCAGAAGGTGCTGCCCTTTGGCACAAAGGATGAAATCACCGAGGAAGTGCGCGACGCCATTAAGGCGCTGGCCCCGGGCGGCGGCTTTCTGCTGTCACCGGCCCACAATGTTCAGAGCGATGTGAGCGCGGAAAATCTGGTGCACATGATCGAATGTGCCCACGAATTCGGCGTCTATCCCATTCAATTGTAA